Part of the Elusimicrobiota bacterium genome, TGTAGGGTTTCATACCTGCCTATTTTAGCGCAGGTCTTCATATCTGCTTGGTGCAATGGCACTTTGAACTCACGGGACGTTGCATTTATTGTATTAAATAAGTAAATTTGTTCTATGCCACGACAAGCGCGATTGGATGTCCCGGGGGCGTTGCACCATGTCATGGGGCGTGGAATTGAACGGCGGGCCATCTTTTTGCGGAGAGAAGACCAAGAAGACTTTCTGAGTCGCTTGGAAAAACTGGTGGAAGTGAAGGGGTTCTTGATTTATGCCTGGGCGTTAATGCCCAACCACTTTCACTTATTAGTGCGGTCAACGGCCACACCGCTTTCCCATTCCATGAGAAGTCTTATGACAGGTTACGCTGGATATTTCAATCGAACTCACCATCGGACGGGGCATCTTTTTCAAAATCGATTCAAGTCCATTCTCTGTGAGGAAGATCCATATCTTTTAGAGCTCGTTCGATATATTCACCTCAATCCACTTCGGGCAAAGATAGTTGGTTCATTGAAGGATTTGGAACATTCGCCTTTGACGGGTCACGCGGTCCTTAATGGAACCATGAAAAGGGGATGGCAGAATACGAAGGAAGTGTTAAGTCGATTTTCAAAATCAGAAGAGAAAGCTATCCGAAAATATCGGGCATTTATTGCAGAGGGAGTGGGAAAACCCATACCAAAAAACTTGGAGGGTGGGGGTCTTATCCGAAGCATGGGCGGCTGGTCAGCGGTAGAATCACTTCGCAAAGGGCGAGAAAAGTATTGCTCCGATGAACGGATATTGGGGGACAGTGATTTTGTCGGGAAGCTACTTAAGGAAGCGGAGAGAGAAGCCGTAGAACATAAGAGATTGATGGTCAAATGGTCTCTTGAACAATTGATTGAGCTGACGTGCCATAAAATGGGGGTGTCGGTCTCTTCTCTTTCTGGAGGGAGCAAGGAGCGAAGTGTGGTATTGGCCCGGGAAGGCCTGTCCTACCTGTGGGTCAAAAAGTTTAAGCGCAGTGGGGGGGACCTGGTCCGCGCGACGGGGATGAAACCGATAACAATATATCAATCAGCTCGCCGAGGAGAAAAACGGGCTTCGGATTGGTTGGCGTGGTTGGGAGAATAGTTTAATACAATAAATGCAACGTCCCCTATCCTTGTGCCCCTAAAATGCGTGGTTTTGATAAAATGGCGGGGTATTTAAAAAAACTATTGGAGAAACCCATTGAATAAAACTCTTTCACTTTTTACCCTGTTGGTTTTAGTTACGGCGTGTGTTTCTCCGGGGAAAAAGACGGCGATCGGGGCGGGAACGGGAGCGGCTGTCGGTGCCGGGGTTGGGGCCGTGATTGGCCATCAATCGGGGAACAAGGGGCAGGGCGCGGCCATTGGGGCTGGCATTGGAGCGTTGTTGGGTGCGGGTGTTGGAAATCGCCTTGACCGTCAGGCGCGGGAATTGGAAGCCCTGGCTGAAACGCGGCGCACGGAGAATGGGATTGTCACCACGCTCAAGGACAGTCTCCTCTTTGATTCCGGGAAAGCTGATTTAAAATCGGCCGCTATCGAGAACATCGAAAAAATAACGGACATTCTCAAAAAATATCCTGAAAACCGTTTGGTGGTTGTTGGGTATACGGACAGCACGGGAACCACCGCACAAAATCAACGACTTTCGGAACGCCGAGCCCAGGCGGTGCGCCTGGCCATGATCACCCGGGGGCTATCGTCTTCCGTTGTGGAAGCCGTGGGCCAGGGGTCTTCGAACCCTGTCGCTCCAAACACGACAGCGGAGGGGCGCGCCAAAAATCGTCGGGTGGAACTTCTGATCTCCGCCGAAACCCCTAAGAAGTAAATCCAGCGGTCCACGAAATTCCCAATGGCCCTTTACCTGGTGGCGACGCCCATTGGGAATTTGAAAGACGTAACGGATCGGGCCCGTGAATCCCTTTCCTTGGCGTCGGCCATCGTGGCGGAGGACACGCGGCGAACGGGGCTTTTTCTTAAACACCTGGGGATCGATCGACCGCTGATTCGCTACGATGACCATGTCCACGCGCGGGAGGCTCCCCGTCTTTTGGATCGATTGGCGGGAGGGGATCATTTAGCGCTGGTGACGGACGCGGGGACGCCCGGGCTTTCGGATCCCGGGGGGCGGTTGGTGGCCCTGGCGGTGGAACGAAAAATTCCGGTGGTTCCCATTCCGGGCCCCTCCGCCTTGTTAACGGCTTTGATGGCGTCCGGGTTACCTTGGGACCAGTTTTCCTTTTTAGGATTTCTTCCTCGGCGGCCGGGTCGGTTTCGACGGGAATTGGAGTCTGCCGGGCGCCACCGTACTGTGGTATTCTATGAATCCCCACACCGTGTGGTAGCGGCCCTCGAAGCCGCTCAATCGGTATTCGGGGACGTTCCCGCGGTTGTGGCTCGGGAAATGACGAAGATTCATGAGGAATTTATCCGGGGCCGACTCTCTGAGGTTCGGACGGTGCTAAGAGAACGAACGAAAATTTTGGGTGAGATCACAGTGATCGTTGCCCCCCAATTGGGAGAAATACCATGATTCGCGTTGCGGTTGTAGGCGCCACGGGGTATACCGGTGGTGAATTACTTAAAATACTTGTGGCTCATCCAGAAGCTCGCGTGAATCACGTGACTTCCTCTTCCCGGGTCGGCAAAAATCTTTCCGATATACATCCCTTTCTTCGAAACCGCTTGGACCTCCCCTTGGAATCCTTTAACGCCAATCAGTTGGCCCAAGACTGTGACGTGGCCTTTTTTGCCCTGCCCCATGGGGTGGGGAGCAAGGACATTGCAGATTTCGTTGCCCAGGGGAAACGGGCGGTGGACCTTTCCGCGGATTTCCGGCTCAAAGACGTTAAGACGTATGAAGCGTGGTACAAAGTGAAACACGCGTCTCCGGCACTTCTCAAGAAGGCGGTTTACGGTCTTCCGGAACTTTACCGAAAGGAAATTCGAAAGGCTCCCCTCATTGCCAACCCCGGGTGCTACGCCACCACAACGATTCTCGCGTTAGCCCCATTGCTGAGACGGAAATGGTTGGTCCCCGGGTCCGTGGTGGTGGACGCAAAGTCCGGTGTCTCCGGGGCGGGACGAAAGGTGGATCCGATGTATCTGTATTGTGAAGTGACGGAGAACTTCCAAGCGTATTCTGTGGCCAAACATCGCCACGTGCCGGAAATCGAACAAGTGTTGGCGGACCAATCCGGGAGCAAAACATCGCTGACCTTTGTGCCCCACCTGGTGCCTATGACCCGGGGTATTTTGGTCACCGCTTACGGAACGCTCAAGAAAAAAATGACAGCAGCAGCGGTGCGGCAGGCCTTCGAAGAAGATTACGAGGGGGAACGGTTTCTCCGAATTCTTCCGGAGGGACGATGGCCGCAGACGAAAGACACCGCGGGGACGAACTACGTGGACATCAATGTGACCATTGATGAACGAAATCGCCGGGTGGTGGTGTTGGCCGCGCTCGATAATTTGGTGAAGGGCGCGTCGGGCCAGGCGGTGCAAAACATGAATCTTCTCTTCGGCCTCTCGGAGGCCCTGGGAATAAAATAAGAGGGAACCTATGGGACTGATCTCCTGGATTAAACGTTTGGCGGGTGTATCAAAAGATCGAAAACTCAATTGCGCAGAATGCAAAAGCAGTTTCTTCTTTGAAGAAGGGGAACAAAAGTTTTTTACGGAACGAGGGCTTTCTGAACCTAAACGCTGCCCCACCTGCCGGAAACAAACACGCCGGAACCGGGGGCCGCGACGACGCTAACCATGGGAAACATCGTTCCGCTTAAGAACAGCGATTTGCCAACAGGGTTTCGCCTGTTTGGCTTTCGTTGTGGCGTTTCGTCTGTTCCGGGGAAAAAAGACCTGGCCCTTTTCTATTCGGATCGGGCGGCCCGGGCGGCGGGCGTGTTCACCACGAACCTTTTCAGCGCCGCTCCCGTCCTTTATTCCCGAAAAAAACTCAAGGCCTCGGCTCAAGCGCGGGCGGTGGTCATCAATTCCGGTTGCGCGAACGCCTGCACCGGATCCCAAGGAATGGCGGACACGGAGTGGACGGCCAAGACCTTGGCCGCTGGGATAGGACTCAAGACCCGTGACATCCTGGTGGCATCGACCGGTGTCATCGGGCGTCATTTACCCCGGCCGGCCTTAGCCCGGGGGATTGAATCGATCGCGGGCGCTCTTCAAACCAACGTGCCGCCCTCAACAGAAAACGCGGTCCGCGCCATCATGACCACAGACACCCGGCCGAAAGCCGCCCGCGCCTCTTTCCGAGTCGGAAAAACAACCCACACCGTGTGGGGCTGCGCGAAGGGGGCCGGGATGATCCATCCGAATATGGCCACCATGCTGTCGGTGATTCTGACCGACGCCGGGTTCCCATCGGCGGTCCTCCAAAAGACTTTGTCCGCCGTCACGAAGAAAACGTTCAATTGTGTCAGCGTGGACGGAGACACCTCCACCAACGACAGCCTCTTTCTGTTGGACAACGGGGACCTTCGTCCTTATTCCCCAAAAGATCTCAAAGCGTTTCACTCCGCGTTAGAAGAGGTGGCCTTTTCCCTTTCCACCCAAATCGCGGCCGATGGGGAAGGGGCCACGCGGGTGGCTTGGATCTTTGTCCAGGGAACGCGAAATGAAAAAGACGCCCACCAGCTCGCGGCCACCGTGGCCACCAGCGCGCTCTTCAAAACCGCGCTTCACGGGGCCGATCCCAATTGGGGAAGAATTTTGGCGGCCATCGGGCGAGCGGGAGTCCCTTTTGACCCCCGCAAAGTGGACGTGACCATTGGGGACGTGCGGGTGTGCCGAAACGGGGGCAAAACAGATTATTCAGAAAAACTCGTTCACTCGATCTTAAAAAAAGACAGGGTCACCATCGTCATTGATCTCCACCAGGGAAAAGCCTGGAGCCGCTACGCCACGTGCGACTATTCCAAAGAATATATTGCTATCAACGCCGACTACACCACGTAACCTGGTCCGATTGAAGACGGACCTCCTTTACGTCCAGGCGCGTCGCATCAGTCGGGCGGCGGTCGAACGAACGACAGCCCTCTTGGCGAAGGGAGGCGTGGCCGTTTTCCCAACGGACACGGTGTATGGAATAGCGGCCAGCGTGTTTCGCCCCCAAGCCGTACGACGGATCTATCAGTTGAAAGGACGATCGTATAAGAAGAGACTTCCTTTTTTAGTGGCGGACATTGACCAAGCCCTGGCCCTGGTGGAGCGCCCGGGAAAACGCTTGGTCAAATTGTTGGAGAAATATTGGCCCGGCCCGCTCACCGTTGTTTTTAACACCTCCTCGCTAGGGCAGTGGACCACCGGTGGGAAGGACACCCTGGCGATCCGAATTCCCGACCATCCCGTGACCCTCGCGATCCTTAAAAAGATGGGCCAGCCCCTGGCGGTTACGAGTGCCAATCGATCCGGCCAACCCGAAGCTGTTTCAGGCCATGAAGCCCAACAGTTTTTCAGCGGACGTGTGGATATTTTAGTGGACGCTGGCCCTTGTCCTGGAGGGATTCCGTCTACCGTCATCAACGTTGCCAGTACCCATTGGACCCTCGTCCGAGAGGGCGCCATCAAGAAAAAAGAATTATTGCGATTTTTATGATGACATCCCCCCTTTTGATGGGGTATTTGAAACGGAGGAAACACATGAGCTTTCTCAAGAAATCGGATCCGAAACTTTACAAGACGATCCAAAGCGAAACCAAGCGGCAAGAAGAGGGGCTGGAAATGATCGCCTCGGAAAATTATGTGTCCGAAGCGGTGATGGAAGCCCAAGGATCCGTCCTCACGAACAAGTATGCCGAAGGCTATCCCGGCAAACGCTACTACGGTGGGTGCGAAGAAGTGGATAAGGCCGAAACCCTCGCCATCGAGCGCGTGAAGTCCCTCTTTGGTGCGGAACATGCCAACGTCCAGCCCCATTCTGGCTCCCAGGCCAACATGGCGGTCTATTTGGCCATGTTAACACCGGGCGACACGATCATGGGATTGGAGTTAGCCCACGGCGGACATCTGACTCATGGCCACCCACTTAACTTTTCTGGGAAATATTTTAAAGTGGTCTCTTACGGGGTTCACCCGGAAACAGAACAAATCGATTACGATCGGCTGGCGGAACTGGCCAAAGAACATCGACCCAAAATAATCCTTTCTGGGGCCTCCAACTATTCCCGAATCATTGACTGGGCCCGACTCCGGGCCATCGCCGATTCCGTGGGGGCCTTCCTCTTCGCGGACATTGCCCATTACGCGGGATTGGTGGCCGCGGGGCTCTACCCCAACCCAGTCCCCCTGGCGGATTTCGTAACAACCACAACCCACAAGACGCTCCGGGGCCCCCGGGGTGGAGTGGTTCTGTGCAAAGAAAAATACGCCAAGGACATTGACCGGGCTGTGTTCCCCGGTGTTCAGGGGGGGCCCCTGATGCACGTGATCGCGGCCAAAGCCGCGGCGTTTCAAGAAGCCCTGAAACCCAACTTTAAAAAATATCAAACCCAGGTTCTTGCCAACGCCCGCTCCTTGGCAACGGCATTGACCCAGCACGGGTTCCGTATTGTGGCGGGGGGAACAGACTGCCACCTGCTCACCATCGACCTGCGATCCAAATCCATTACGGGAAAAGAAGCGGAATCGGTTTTGGGGCAAGCGGGGATAACGGTGAATAAAAACACCATTCCTTTTGACCCAGAAAAACCGTTTGTGACTTCCGGTGTCCGTTTGGGAACCCCCGCGCTTACCACTCGGGGGATGAAAGAAAAAGAAATGGGAATCGTCGCGGGGTGGATCAATGAAGCCATGGAGTTCCGGTCCGACCCCAAACAGCTCACCAAAATTCGGAAGAACGTTTTGGGTCTCACTAAAAAGTTTCCGCTCTACGCCCATCGGTTAAAAAAGGCGTGACTTTAGGTTTTCGTTTCACCCCCCGACCGACCTGGGGAGAGAACACCGCGTGATCCGCGCCCAAATCCTCGCGTTTTTCATGGCGTTTGCCGGAACCGCCTGTTTGGTTCCGGTTTTTATGGGACTGTCCCGCCGGTTCGGCGTCATGGATTTTCCGGACCCACGAAAAGTTCACGCCAAACCTACCCCCCGATGGGGGGGCGGAGCGATTGCGGGAGGCGTCTTTCTAGGGCTGGGCGCCACAGCCCTTTTCGCTCCCTGGTTTCTCACACTCCTCGATTACCGCTTCCGAATTATTGAAGAAGGAGAAACCGTAGGAATCCTCAGCCTGAAAGCCCAACTTACAGGGGTCCTCTTGGGGGGACTTGTCTGTGTGGTGTTGGGGATGTGGGACGACCGCCGGTCCCTCCCCCCCGTGGTGAAACTGTTGGCCCAAATCATCGCCGCCTACATTGCCATGATGTATGGAGTGCGCATGGCGGGATTGGCCCTCCCGGGATTCGGGTTTGTCACGTTCCCCCTTTTGCTCTCCCAATTCATCACCCTCTTTTGGCTTCTGGGATTTATGAACGCCATCAATCTCACAGACGGTTTAGATGGGTTAGCCGGCGGAATATGCGCCATTGCCGCGGGCACGTTTCTCTTCGTGGCCCTCCTCCAAGCGGACACCAAGATCGTTCTTTACGCGAAACAACTCAATTTGGCCTCCGTCTTAGCCGCCGCGGTGTGTGGGGCGTGTGTGGGGTTTTTAATCTACAATTTTAACCCCGCCCGGGTTTTCATGGGGGACGGCGGCGCGCTCTTTCTCGGGTTCATGTTGGGGACCATCAGTATTATTGGAACCTTAAAAACCAGCGCGGTGATCGCCCTTATCATTCCCATCCTGGTGGTGGCGCTTCCGGTGATGGATGTGACCTTCACTCTCATTCGCCGCGCGCGTCAACGCCAAGGACTTATGGTGGCCGACCGAGGCCATTTCCATCACCAACTGTTGGCGCTGGGCTGGACCCAAAGAGAAGTTGTCTTGCTGGTGTACGTGATCACTCTTTTGCTTTCCATGACCGCGCTGTTGCTCACATTTTTCAGGGGGAAAGTCTGACGAACAAAACACGCAAAAAAATAGCCCTCGTATTTGGGACTCGCCCAGAAGCCGTTAAAATGGCGCCGCTCATTTTGGCCCTTCAATCTTTACCGCGGGAATTTAACCCCCGCATCATCGTCACCGCCCAACACCGGGACATGTTGGATCAAGTTCTCCGCCTCTTTGACATCCGACCCCATCACGATCTCGGGCTGATGCGATCCGGACAAAGTTTAACCGACATTTCAGTACGGGCCCTCTCGGGTCTTGAACCGGTTTTTCAGCGGGAGCGGCCAGACCTGGTTTTGGTTCACGGGGACACGTCCACCGCGCTGATGGCGACCCTGGCCGCGTTTTATCAAAAGGTTCCGGTGGGGCACGTGGAAGCCGGACTGCGCTCCCATGAGGACACCAACCCTTTTCCGGAAGAAATGAACCGCAAACTCACGGACAGCGTGGCCCTCCTTCATTTCGCCCCCACCGCCCTGTCCAAAAAGAATTTGCTCCGCGAAGGCGTTCGCCGGGACAGGATCTGTATTACTGGAAACACGGGGATCGACGCGCTCCACCAAGGACTCGCTCGGCTCAAAGACCGGCCCGCCCTCCTCCCCAACGCGGTGGAACGGGCGGCCCAGAACCCCTTTGTCTTGGTGACCGCCCATCGCCGTGAGAATTTTGGCAGGCCTCTCGAAAACGCGTTCCGTGCTCTCCGCCACATAGCGCGTGCGCGTCCGTCTCTCCACTGGATCTACCCGGTCCATCCCAACCCCAACGTCCAAGGACCGGCCCGCCGGATTTTAGGAGGACTCCCCAATTTTTGCTTAACGGAACCCCTCGATTACGGACCGCTCATCTCTCTGATGAAACGCTGCCTTTTTACCGTCACAGATTCCGGGGGGATCCAGGAAGAAGCCCCCAGTTTAGGGAAACCGGTGTTGGTTCTCCGAGACGTCACCGAACGGCCCGAAGCGGTGCGTGCGGGGACCGTACGGTTGATGGGAACCCAACGAGATCGAGTGACACGTGAAATCGAAAACGTATTGAACAGCCCTGCCGCCCACAAGCGCATGGCGCGCGCTATAAACCCTTATGGAGACGGCCGGGCGGCCTCGCGGATCGTGGCCGCGCTACGTCATTGGGCAAACCCAAGAACCCAGCGACCCAAAGATTTTATTCCAAAGTGACCCCAAAAGGGAGTGACCATGGCAAAAAATAATCGATCGTTTTGGGCCCTCATGACCACACAGTTTTTTGGGGCATTCAATGACAATCTCTTTAAAATTACAATTGCGCTCCTGATCACCCACTGGATGTCGGAAGAAGCGACCCGGAGCTTGGTGCCCATTTCGGGCGGGGTTTTTGCGGCACCCTTTCTCCTGTTTTCTCTCGGGGCCGGCCGGTTGGCCGACCGATGGAGCAAAACCCGCGTCGTGGTGACCGTCAAGACAGTGGACCTCGGGGTGGTGGTGTTTCTCCTTGCGGGGATTTTTCTGAAGAGCGTTCCCCTGTTGATGGGAGGCCTTTTTTTGTTGGGCACCCAGAGCGCTTTTTTTAGCCCCGCCAAATACGGGCTTTTGCCGGAAATTAAACCGGAAACGGACCTGCCCCGGGCCAATGCCCTGCTAAACGTAGCCACTTTCGCGGCCATATTGATTGGGACCATCGCGGGAACCACCCTCACCCAAAGAATCCCTGTGGTGGCCGTCCTCACAGGAATTGCCGCCATCGGAAGTCTTCTGGCCGCCTGGGCGATCGAAAAAGTTCCCGCCGCCAACCCGACCCAACCCTTGCGGTGGAACCCCGTCCCAGACATAAAAACCAACTGGGACCTCATCCGGGGTGATCGAACCCTTCGCTTGAGCCTCATTGCCTCCAGCTGGTTTTGGTTTATGGGTGGGGTTCTTCAGCTGAACGTCCTGGTGTACGTCAAACAGATCATGGGACTTTCTGATTCGGTGTCTGGCGTCCTCCTGATCGCGCTCGTGATCGGCATTGCCCTCGGAAGTTTACTGGCCGGCCGACTGTCCCATGAAAAAGTGGAATTGGGCCTGATCCCCCTTGGGGCCCTCGGACTCAGTTTGTTCACCCTGGACCTTTTCTTTTCTCACGGCAATATTTATCGGACCTTTGGCGACGTGTTCTGCCTTGGGATCAGCGCAGGGGTATTCATTATCCCCATCAACACTCTCATTCAAATCCGCAGCCCTCGCCAGGAACGGGGCCGAATTCTGGCCACTGGAAATTTCTTCTCTTTCGTTGCCATTCTCCTGGCGAGTGTATTTCTGTGGGTCATGAGCCGCGTTTTCAAAGCGGATCCGTCTCAAATCTTTCTCGTGCTCGGGCTCTTGTCCCTCTTGGCAACAGTGGCCATCGTGACGTATCTCCCCCAAGCGATGGTCCGTCTGGGGTTGTTCCTGCTCACCAACCTCATTTATCGGATCCGCGTCGTGGGACTGGAAAATATTCCGTCCCACGGGCCAGCGCTCATCATCCCCAACCATGTGTCATACGTGGATCCGTTCCTGGTGGGGGGAGCCACCTCCCGTAGGATTCGGTTCATGATGTTTCGGGAAATGTTTGAACGGCCCTTCGTTCATCCTTTCGTAAAATTCATGGACGTGATTCCCATCTCGCCATCCGACAGCCCTAAACGGATCCTCTCCTCTCTGCTCCAAGCCCGACGGCGGTTGGAAGAGGGCCATGTGGTCTGCATTTTTGCTGAAGGGGCGATCACCCGATTGGGCCAAACACTCGGATTCCGAAAAGGATTTGAACGAATCGTCCGAGACCTCGATGTGCCGATTATTCCCGTACATTTAGACCGGGTGTGGGGAAGCATCTTCAGTTTTGAGCGAAAACAGTTTATTTGGAAAATGCCTCGCCAGATCCCCTATCCCGTCACCGTATCGTTCGGGAAACCCCTCCCCCCCACGGTAAAATCCGAAGAAGTTCGCCAATCGGTTTTGGAACTTGGAAGCACCGCTTTCGAACATCGGCTGGAAGAACTCAAACCGCTTCACCAACACTTTTTTCGGCAAGCTCAGCGCCAATGGGGCCTAGAGGCCGTGGTCGACACCACGGGAGTTCGGCTGACCTACGGACGCCTGGCCACGGGAGCGATTTTGGTTTCAAAACAATTTCGAAAAGTTCTCCCTTCTGATAAAAATGTGGGCGTTCTTCTCCCACCAGGCGTCGGAGGGGTTATCGCGAACCTCGGGCTCCTCTTCGACGGACGTGTGCCGGTCCATTTAAATTATTCGCTGGGTCGAGAAGTGATTGACCACATTTGCCGGGAGGCGGGGGTAACGAAAATAATCACCGCTCACAAAATGCTGGACGCCCTCAAATGGGGAGACGACCCGCGGATGG contains:
- a CDS encoding MFS transporter, whose protein sequence is MAKNNRSFWALMTTQFFGAFNDNLFKITIALLITHWMSEEATRSLVPISGGVFAAPFLLFSLGAGRLADRWSKTRVVVTVKTVDLGVVVFLLAGIFLKSVPLLMGGLFLLGTQSAFFSPAKYGLLPEIKPETDLPRANALLNVATFAAILIGTIAGTTLTQRIPVVAVLTGIAAIGSLLAAWAIEKVPAANPTQPLRWNPVPDIKTNWDLIRGDRTLRLSLIASSWFWFMGGVLQLNVLVYVKQIMGLSDSVSGVLLIALVIGIALGSLLAGRLSHEKVELGLIPLGALGLSLFTLDLFFSHGNIYRTFGDVFCLGISAGVFIIPINTLIQIRSPRQERGRILATGNFFSFVAILLASVFLWVMSRVFKADPSQIFLVLGLLSLLATVAIVTYLPQAMVRLGLFLLTNLIYRIRVVGLENIPSHGPALIIPNHVSYVDPFLVGGATSRRIRFMMFREMFERPFVHPFVKFMDVIPISPSDSPKRILSSLLQARRRLEEGHVVCIFAEGAITRLGQTLGFRKGFERIVRDLDVPIIPVHLDRVWGSIFSFERKQFIWKMPRQIPYPVTVSFGKPLPPTVKSEEVRQSVLELGSTAFEHRLEELKPLHQHFFRQAQRQWGLEAVVDTTGVRLTYGRLATGAILVSKQFRKVLPSDKNVGVLLPPGVGGVIANLGLLFDGRVPVHLNYSLGREVIDHICREAGVTKIITAHKMLDALKWGDDPRMVFLEDIPRPGKLKGLISYLGFRLMPAWMVEKMVVPHSNVGPTDLATILFTSGSTGLPKGVMLTHSNIHSNIQGLQETFQLTSKDTILGVLPFFHSFGFTATLWLPLLAGCRAAYHRSPLEAVAIKNLIRAERASVLLATPTFLQMWVKKFTREDVASLRFVLTGAEKLSLAFAKEFSETMGVPILEGYGTTELSPAACVSVLSVQHATENQTGWKPGKVGRPLPGVTVKIVDPKTGERQPEGVPGLLLVKGPNVMRGYWNQPEKTAEVLNEGWYNTGDIARVDEEGFVEITDRLSRFSKIGGEMVPHMLVEQKLAEFAGESEARFLVLSVPDEKKGERLVVLIHNLLQTVTTLHEKLEKSTMPKLWVPDKRSIFQIDEWPALASGKVDLIKAKSLAEKLTSSPPK